From one Mytilus edulis chromosome 1, xbMytEdul2.2, whole genome shotgun sequence genomic stretch:
- the LOC139520220 gene encoding cholecystokinin receptor-like, which translates to MEDTFYWNAYLTRLFIPLHILLILFIIIGVAGNGLVIYIYGFKMKTIKDGQYFIPYLAVADLLGSVICSLFGLSMTLMPVTYEFDVLCKCGWLLGSATTCMSVFLLVTIAIQRYLKVCRRKGYILTLKWKKVVMICSLFLSVVITGPSVVTYGSIPFHSINRNVTGMICGKITGTVSIVYDAVLCVSVILCCGLLIVPYCLIGRKTYRYMKKGNQSEVELKKFSKNKTFEQQTEEQSISTLDSELKIEYSKNYSSNEHLSDKILTDQGKQSLRNNIKIIKKPPKNLTKTNRRVISKITKIFMIIILIFLICSLPKISITILETVTADFWETASDIERLVLMFVHQGYILNNIANPFIYAFFDETFKTEIKNMFYQSVCANKRYIFKVYN; encoded by the coding sequence ATGGAAGACACTTTTTATTGGAATGCCTACTTAACTCGTTTATTTATTCCATTACATATTCTTCTGATTTTGTTTATAATCATAGGAGTTGCAGGGAATGGTCTAGTTATATATATCTATGGATTTAAAATGAAAACTATTAAAGACGGTCAGTACTTTATACCATACCTAGCCGTGGCTGATTTACTAGGAAGTGTAATTTGTTCTCTATTTGGACTGTCGATGACTCTAATGCCAGTGACATATGAATTCGACGTACTCTGTAAATGTGGATGGCTGTTGGGATCTGCGACAACTTGTATGTCTGTTTTCCTACTTGTAACGATTGCTATTCAACGGTATTTGAAAGTCTGCAGGCGAAAAGGATATATTCTGACATTGAAATGGAAGAAAGTTGTCATGATTTGCTCTTTGTTCCTATCAGTTGTTATCACAGGACCATCTGTGGTAACCTATGGCTCAATCCCGTTTCATAGTATAAACAGAAACGTCACTGGAATGATATGCGGGAAAATTACTGGCACTGTATCTATCGTTTATGATGCAGTATTGTGTGTTAGTGTCATCCTTTGTTGTGGGTTATTAATTGTACCGTATTGTTTAATAGGTCGGAAAACATACAGATATATGAAGAAAGGTAATCAAAGTGAAGTTGAACTGAAAAAGTtcagtaaaaacaaaacttttgaacAACAAACTGAAGAGCAATCAATTTCAACACTAGATAGTGAACTAAAAATTGAATACAGCAAAAATTATTCCAGCAATGAACACTTATCTGATAAAATCCTAACAGATCAGGGGAAACAATCATtgagaaataacattaaaattataaagaaaccgcCAAAGAATTTAACAAAGACAAATCGAAGGGTTATcagcaaaattacaaaaatatttatgatcATAATATTAATATTTCTGATTTGTTCTCTTCCAAAAATATCAATAACAATCCTCGAAACAGTTACAGCCGATTTCTGGGAGACAGCTAGCGACATTGAGAGGTTGGTGTTAATGTTTGTGCACCAAGgctatattttaaacaatattgcTAATCCTTTTATTTATGCATTTTTCGATGAAACATTTAAAACTGAGATTAAGAATATGTTCTATCAAAGTGTATGTGCTAATAAAAGGTATATATTTAAGGTATATAACTAG
- the LOC139520226 gene encoding cholecystokinin receptor-like, which produces MDNTVYWNAYLVRLFIPLDILLILFMITGVAGNGLVIYIYGLKMQNVKDGQYFIPYLAVADLFASVICSLFGLLTTLMPLTYEFDILCKFGWLLSSGTTFMSVFLLVSIAIQRYMKVCRRKGTMMTLKWKRIIIIGAVFLSAVLAGPSVVTYGSIPFKSINRNVTGMICGKITGTVSIVYDIVMVVGVILCCGFLIVPYCLIALKTHRYLKKEVQSRSELQKRRKNEKSENQNTQSSISTLDNEYSIPVQSNEQRSNESVIDLDNNSLSNYSTIIKKQAMKIRKKNLRLINKITKIFMIITLIFLLCSLPKITITILETLTPNFWENTTDFERLVLMFVHQGYILNNIANPFIYTFFDETFKTEIKNIFSQRICTRKRYTL; this is translated from the coding sequence ATGGACAATACGGTTTATTGGAATGCCTACCTGGTTCGTTTATTCATTCCGTTAGATATTCTACTGATTTTGTTTATGATAACAGGAGTTGCAGGGAACGGTCTAGTTATATATATCTATGgattaaaaatgcaaaatgttAAAGACGGGCAATATTTTATTCCATATCTAGCCGTTGCTGATTTATTTGCAAGTGTTATTTGTTCTCTTTTTGGACTATTGACGACTCTTATGCCTTTGACGTATGAATTTGATATTCTCTGTAAATTTGGATGGCTGTTGTCATCTGGAACaacttttatgtctgttttcctACTTGTATCAATCGCAATTCAACGGTATATGAAAGTCTGCAGGCGAAAAGGTACTATGATGACATTAAAATGGAAGAGAATAATCATAATTGGCGCTGTGTTTTTATCGGCTGTTCTTGCAGGACCATCTGTGGTTACCTATGGCTCAATTCCTTTTAAAAGCATAAACAGAAACGTCACTGGAATGATATGCGGGAAAATTACTGGCACAGTGTCTATCGTTTATGATATTGTGATGGTTGTTGGTGTTATCCTATGCTGTGGGTTTTTAATAGTACCGTACTGTTTAATTGCTCTGAAAACACATAGATATCTGAAAAAGGAAGTACAAAGTAGATCCGAACTGCAAAAAcgtagaaaaaatgaaaaatctgaaAACCAAAACACACAGTCTTCTATTTCAACATTAGACAATGAGTACAGTATTCCTGTACAAAGCAACGAACAACGATCTAACGAAAGTGTAATAGATCTTGATAACAATTCATTGAGTAATTACAGTACAATTATAAAGAAACAGGCAATGAAAATACGAAAGAAAAATCTGAGGCTCatcaacaaaattacaaaaatattcatgatcataacattaatatttttattgtgctCTCTTCCGAAAATTACAATCACAATTCTGGAAACATTAACACCGAATTTCTGGGAAAATACAACGGACTTTGAGAGACTGGTTCTAATGTTTGTACACCAGGGCTATATTCTAAATAATATTGCTAACCCtttcatatatacatttttcgatgaaacattcaaaactgagattaaaaatattttcagtcAAAGAATATGTACTAGAAAACGGTATACACTGTAA